A single window of Streptomyces sp. NBC_00464 DNA harbors:
- a CDS encoding response regulator transcription factor yields MSARVVVADDQSVVREGIVMLLGLLPGIEVVASAKDGEEAVALVAEHAPDVVLMDLRMPRCDGVEATRRIRRDFPGTQVVVLTTFDDDDSLFPALRAGARGYLTKDAGGDEIVRAIQAVLSGEAGLSPTIQRRLLEQVTTGPQPSAGGAEAGLPDGMTSREAEVLVLIAEGMSNAEIARSLHISQATVKSHINNLFAKAGLRDRAQAVRYAYVRGLAQPPGTSFT; encoded by the coding sequence GTGAGCGCGCGGGTGGTGGTCGCCGACGATCAGTCGGTGGTGCGTGAGGGAATCGTCATGCTCCTGGGCCTGCTGCCCGGGATCGAGGTGGTCGCCTCGGCGAAGGACGGGGAGGAGGCTGTCGCCCTTGTGGCCGAACACGCCCCGGACGTCGTCCTGATGGACCTGAGAATGCCCCGCTGCGACGGCGTGGAGGCGACGCGCCGTATCCGCAGGGACTTTCCCGGTACCCAGGTCGTGGTGCTGACGACCTTCGACGACGACGATTCGCTCTTCCCCGCGCTCCGGGCGGGGGCCCGCGGCTACCTCACCAAGGACGCCGGGGGCGACGAGATCGTGCGGGCCATTCAGGCGGTGCTCTCGGGCGAGGCGGGTCTCTCGCCCACCATCCAGCGCCGTCTGCTGGAGCAGGTCACCACGGGGCCCCAGCCGTCCGCCGGCGGCGCTGAGGCCGGGCTGCCCGACGGGATGACGTCTCGTGAGGCCGAGGTGCTCGTGCTGATCGCCGAAGGGATGTCCAACGCGGAGATCGCTCGGAGCCTGCATATTTCGCAGGCCACGGTGAAGAGCCATATCAACAACCTGTTCGCCAAGGCGGGGCTTCGCGACCGGGCCCAGGCGGTTCGCTATGCGTACGTTCGAGGACTCGCACAGCCGCCCGGGACATCCTTCACCTGA
- a CDS encoding sensor histidine kinase: MTPAAWTSWPSREALVRESRTRARAVIGWFVRGGLLTLMLWGTFTGGLFGPWEIVVGLAGVAGCAAVAVAFFRTSLENRLWPSLGLLVLLMLAAFGAQQAGAGVPAAVLWCGCAVTALERLPLAAGVPVTAAALGAYAVVNTDSWLSTALTTAGLCLGGYVLRLDAEARGSAQRLLAQERAARVAEAETAALDERSRIAREIHDVLAHSLSAQLVHLEAARLLIEREPAGEFRDQVLQRVVAARSMAREGLAETRQALSALRGEVSPVEEFLRQLVVAEPAEVRVEGEQRMLTAEASQAVRRVAQEALTNVRKHAPGARVLIRLEYLPDVIALEVSDSGGIGAGDELAVSGSGYGLLGMRERAELLGGTLEAGPGEEGFVVSLRVPA; encoded by the coding sequence GTGACACCCGCTGCCTGGACGAGTTGGCCGTCGAGGGAGGCCCTCGTGCGGGAGAGCCGTACCCGCGCACGGGCCGTGATCGGCTGGTTCGTACGGGGCGGGTTGCTCACCCTGATGCTCTGGGGGACCTTCACCGGCGGGCTGTTCGGCCCGTGGGAGATCGTGGTCGGTCTGGCCGGGGTGGCGGGCTGCGCGGCGGTCGCCGTGGCCTTCTTCCGGACCAGCCTGGAGAACCGCCTGTGGCCCTCGCTCGGGCTGCTGGTCCTGCTGATGCTCGCGGCGTTCGGTGCGCAACAGGCGGGGGCCGGTGTGCCTGCCGCGGTGCTCTGGTGCGGCTGCGCCGTCACCGCGCTGGAGCGGCTGCCGCTCGCGGCGGGCGTCCCCGTGACGGCGGCGGCGCTCGGCGCGTATGCCGTCGTGAACACCGACAGCTGGCTGAGCACGGCCTTGACCACGGCGGGGCTCTGCCTCGGGGGGTATGTCCTGCGTCTGGACGCCGAAGCTCGCGGAAGCGCGCAGCGGCTGCTGGCCCAGGAGCGGGCGGCCCGGGTGGCGGAGGCCGAGACGGCCGCGTTGGACGAACGGTCCAGGATCGCCCGGGAGATCCATGACGTGCTCGCGCACAGCCTCTCCGCGCAGTTGGTGCACCTGGAGGCAGCGCGGTTGCTCATCGAGAGGGAGCCCGCTGGGGAGTTCAGGGACCAGGTGCTGCAGCGGGTGGTCGCCGCCCGTTCGATGGCCCGTGAGGGCCTCGCGGAGACCCGTCAGGCGCTCTCGGCCCTGCGTGGCGAGGTGTCGCCGGTGGAGGAGTTCCTGCGACAGCTGGTGGTGGCGGAGCCGGCCGAGGTCCGGGTGGAGGGGGAGCAGCGGATGCTGACCGCCGAGGCCTCGCAGGCGGTCCGGCGGGTGGCGCAGGAGGCACTGACCAATGTGCGCAAGCACGCACCGGGGGCCAGGGTGCTGATCCGGCTGGAGTATCTGCCGGATGTGATCGCCCTGGAGGTCAGCGATTCGGGTGGTATCGGTGCCGGTGACGAGCTCGCTGTCAGCGGCTCCGGCTACGGTCTGCTGGGGATGAGGGAGCGCGCCGAACTGCTGGGCGGAACGCTGGAGGCCGGTCCCGGCGAGGAGGGGTTCGTGGTGAGTCTTCGGGTGCCCGCGTGA
- a CDS encoding DUF1453 domain-containing protein: MSGLVNVLVIVAVIAFVVVRQCSAQQISGDRRWWVLPGVLLVMALREPGLVDPRHEAVSVVILGAELAVGLVTGAGWAWTARLWRAEDGTLWSKGTKATVYVWTGGLILRTALYGLAVVLGIHQGGPALMMALAVTLLVRSAVLARRAAEISQSSRGPADRVPFRPARKDRV, from the coding sequence ATGTCCGGGCTCGTCAACGTACTGGTGATCGTCGCGGTCATCGCTTTCGTCGTGGTCCGCCAGTGCTCGGCGCAGCAGATCTCGGGCGACCGGCGATGGTGGGTCCTGCCGGGCGTCCTGCTCGTCATGGCTCTGCGTGAGCCCGGACTGGTGGATCCGCGTCATGAAGCGGTGTCCGTCGTGATCCTGGGTGCCGAACTGGCCGTGGGTCTGGTCACCGGCGCCGGCTGGGCGTGGACGGCCCGGCTCTGGCGCGCCGAGGACGGGACCCTTTGGAGCAAGGGCACCAAGGCGACGGTCTACGTCTGGACCGGAGGCCTGATCCTGCGAACGGCTCTGTACGGGCTTGCCGTGGTGCTGGGCATACATCAGGGCGGCCCCGCCCTGATGATGGCTCTCGCGGTCACCCTGCTGGTGCGCAGTGCCGTGCTGGCCCGGCGGGCCGCGGAGATATCGCAGTCGTCCCGTGGGCCTGCCGACCGTGTGCCGTTCCGACCGGCAAGGAAGGACCGCGTGTGA
- a CDS encoding DNA gyrase/topoisomerase IV subunit B: protein MTADTSVPSTALLTGADQDGSNYTARHLLVLEGLEAVRKRPGMYIGSTDSRGLMHCLWEIIDNSVDEALGGYCDHIEVILHDDTSVEVRDNGRGIPIDVEPKTGLSGVEVVMTKLHAGGKFGGGSYAASGGLHGVGASVVNALSARLDVEVDRNSATHSISFRRGVPGMFTEQGPDSPFDPANGLLKGKRVPKTRTGTRVRYWADRQIFLKEAKLNLETLYQRARQTAFLVPGLTIVVRDERGLDGEGKTEETFRYDGGISEFCEYLAQDKAVCDVLRLTGQGTFKETVPVLDEVGHMTATEVTRELVVDIAMRWGTGYDTNLKSFVNIIATPKGGTHVSGFERSVTKTVNEVLRSAKMLRVAEDDIVKDDALEGLTAVVTVRLAEPQFEGQTKEVLGTSAANRIVANVVAKELKAFLTSTKRDAKAQARAVLEKAVAAARTRIAARQHKDAQRRKTALESSSLPAKLADCRSDDVERSELFIVEGDSALGTAKLARNSEFQALLPIRGKILNVQKASVSDMLKNAECGAIIQVIGAGSGRTFDIDAARYGKIVLLVDADVDGAHIRILLLTLFQRYMRPMVEAGRVFAAVPPLHRIELVQPKKGQDKYIYTYSDNELRQRLLELQRKNVRYKDSIQRYKGLGEMDADQLAETTMDPRHRTLRRINIGDLESSEKVFDLLMGNEVAPRKEFITSSAATLDRSRIDV, encoded by the coding sequence GTGACCGCCGATACGTCCGTGCCGTCCACTGCGCTGCTGACCGGAGCAGACCAAGACGGTTCCAACTACACCGCGCGGCACCTGCTCGTACTCGAGGGGCTCGAAGCGGTTCGCAAGCGCCCTGGCATGTACATCGGGTCCACCGACAGCCGCGGCCTCATGCACTGCCTCTGGGAGATCATCGACAACTCCGTCGATGAGGCCCTCGGCGGGTACTGCGACCACATCGAGGTCATCCTTCACGACGACACCTCCGTCGAGGTCCGCGACAACGGCCGGGGCATCCCCATCGACGTGGAGCCCAAGACCGGACTGTCCGGTGTCGAGGTCGTGATGACCAAGCTGCACGCCGGAGGCAAGTTCGGCGGCGGCTCCTACGCCGCCTCCGGCGGTCTGCACGGTGTCGGCGCCTCCGTCGTCAACGCCCTCTCCGCCCGGCTCGACGTCGAGGTCGACCGCAACAGCGCGACCCACTCGATCAGCTTCCGGCGCGGGGTTCCCGGCATGTTCACCGAGCAGGGGCCGGACAGCCCCTTCGACCCGGCCAACGGGCTGCTCAAGGGCAAGCGGGTCCCGAAGACGCGCACCGGTACCAGGGTGCGGTACTGGGCCGACCGGCAGATCTTCCTCAAGGAAGCCAAGCTCAACCTGGAGACGCTCTACCAGCGGGCCCGCCAGACGGCCTTCCTCGTCCCCGGTCTCACCATCGTCGTGCGCGACGAGCGTGGCCTGGACGGAGAGGGCAAGACGGAGGAGACCTTCCGCTACGACGGCGGGATCAGTGAGTTCTGCGAGTACCTCGCCCAGGACAAGGCCGTCTGCGACGTCCTGCGTCTGACCGGGCAGGGCACGTTCAAGGAGACCGTGCCCGTACTCGACGAGGTCGGCCACATGACGGCGACCGAGGTCACGCGGGAGCTGGTCGTCGACATCGCCATGCGCTGGGGCACCGGGTACGACACCAACCTGAAGTCCTTCGTCAACATCATCGCCACCCCCAAGGGCGGCACCCATGTATCCGGTTTCGAACGCTCTGTGACCAAGACGGTCAACGAGGTCCTTCGTTCCGCGAAGATGCTGCGCGTCGCCGAGGACGACATCGTCAAGGACGACGCGCTGGAGGGTCTCACCGCGGTCGTGACCGTACGGCTGGCGGAGCCGCAGTTCGAAGGGCAGACCAAGGAGGTGCTCGGCACCTCGGCGGCCAACCGGATCGTCGCCAACGTCGTGGCCAAGGAGCTCAAGGCGTTCCTGACCTCCACCAAGCGGGACGCGAAGGCACAGGCCAGGGCGGTCCTGGAGAAGGCGGTGGCAGCGGCCAGGACCCGTATCGCCGCCCGGCAGCACAAGGATGCGCAGCGTCGCAAGACGGCTCTGGAGTCCTCCTCCCTGCCGGCGAAGCTCGCCGACTGCCGCAGTGACGACGTGGAGCGCAGCGAGCTGTTCATCGTGGAGGGCGACTCCGCGCTCGGCACCGCCAAGCTGGCACGGAACAGCGAGTTCCAGGCGCTGCTGCCGATCCGCGGCAAGATCCTCAACGTTCAGAAGGCATCCGTCTCCGACATGCTGAAGAACGCCGAGTGCGGGGCGATCATCCAGGTCATAGGAGCCGGGTCCGGCCGGACGTTCGACATCGACGCCGCCCGTTACGGCAAGATCGTGCTGCTGGTCGACGCCGACGTGGACGGCGCCCACATCCGCATCCTGCTGCTGACGCTCTTCCAGCGGTACATGCGGCCCATGGTCGAGGCGGGGCGGGTCTTCGCCGCTGTGCCGCCGCTGCACCGGATCGAGCTGGTCCAGCCGAAGAAGGGGCAGGACAAGTACATCTACACGTACTCGGACAACGAGCTGCGCCAGCGGCTGCTGGAGCTCCAGCGGAAGAACGTCCGGTACAAGGACTCGATCCAGCGCTACAAGGGTCTGGGCGAGATGGACGCCGACCAGCTGGCGGAGACGACGATGGATCCCCGCCATCGCACGCTGCGGCGGATCAACATCGGCGATCTGGAATCGTCCGAGAAGGTCTTCGATCTGCTGATGGGCAACGAGGTGGCGCCCCGCAAGGAGTTCATCACCAGCTCGGCGGCCACGCTGGACCGCTCGCGCATCGACGTCTGA
- a CDS encoding DUF7455 domain-containing protein, whose product MTTVLTPASPLTAADRCDRCGAQAYLRVVLISGGELLFCAHHGRKFEPELKKIAAEIQDETDRLTAVQAQAAEEEQH is encoded by the coding sequence GTGACTACTGTTCTGACCCCCGCGAGCCCGCTGACCGCAGCAGACCGCTGTGACCGTTGCGGCGCCCAGGCATACCTGCGCGTCGTCCTGATCAGTGGCGGTGAACTGCTCTTCTGCGCCCACCATGGTCGCAAGTTCGAGCCGGAACTCAAGAAGATCGCCGCGGAAATACAGGATGAGACGGACCGACTGACGGCCGTGCAGGCCCAAGCCGCCGAAGAGGAACAACACTGA